The genomic DNA TGTCACCGACGAGATCATTGCCATGTGCGCCGATGTGGCCGGAGTGAGCGCCAAAAAGGCCGAGCGCATGATCATCCTCGGCCTCAAGGATATGGCGGGCGTGTGCCCGCCCCGGTTCATGCGCGATTTGATCGGGGCCATCCGGGCCAAGTACCCGGAACTGGTCATCCATAGCCATCGCCATTATACTGATGGCCTGTTCGTGCCCACCATGGGGGCGGCAGCCGAGGCCGGAGCGCACATCGTGGATGTTGCCGTGGGGGCGGCCGTGCGTTGGTACGGTCAGGGAGAGGTGCTTTCCACCGCTGCTTACATTGAGGACGAGATCGGCCTGAAGACCCATCTCGACAAGGACATGATCCGCTCCACCAATTTCCTGCTCAAGCAGGTCATGCCCTATTACGACCGCTATACTGCACCGTATTTTCAGGGTATCGATCACGATGTTGTCCGCCATGGCATGCCCGGCGGGGCCACATCGTCCTCTCAGGAGGGGGCGCTCAAGCAGGGCTACATCAGGCTTTTGCCCTACATGCTCAAGTTCCTTGAAGGGACGCGCAAGGTGGTTCGATACCACGATGTCACTCCGGGTTCGCAGATCACCTGGAACACCGCCTTCCTGGCCGTGACCGGCGCATACAAGCGTGGCGGAGAGCGCGAGGTGCGTCGCCTGCTCAACGTCCTTGATATCGTCAACCTTTGCAACGAGGCGGACCTGACCGATCTTGAGCGCGAGGCCCGGCTTGATCTCTATCGCGACTCAAACGACGCTTTCCGCAACCTGTTGCTCGGCAAGTTCGGCAAGCTGCCGCTGGGTTTCCCGGCCGACTGGGTCTACCAGTCCGCCTTTGGCAAGGGATGGGAGACCGCCATTGCCGAGCGCACCGAGGCTTCGCCGCTGACCACGCTGGAAGATGTGGATCTCGCCGCAGAGCGCGAGGCGCTTCAGGCCCGGCTGCATCGTCAGCCCACCGAGGAAGAGTTCATCATGTATCTCAACCATCCGGGTGACGCCATCAACACCATCGAGTTCTGCGAGAAGTACGGCAACGTCAACAACCTGCCCGTGGATGTCTGGTTCGAGGGGCTGGAAAAAGGGGTGGTGCTCAACTTCCAGGGCAACTGCCGCAAGCCGCATATCATGCGCATCCTCGACATCTCCGAGCCTGACGAGAACGGCATGGCCGTGGTTCGCTATGTGCTCGACTCGGAGATCATGAGCCATCAGGTCCGGGTGACAGAGCCCGAGGTGGGCGGCAAGGAACGCAGCGAGATGGCCGATCCCTCCAACATCTACCATGTTGGTTCGCCTAGCAACGGCGACCTCTGGGTGACACATGTGCGGCCCGGTGACAGGGTCAGGGTGGGCGAGGAACTTTTCAACATCTCCATCATGAAGCAGGAGAAGTCCGTGCTTGCGCCCATAGACGGCGTGGTCCGTCGGGTCATCAAGTCCGCCAACTACACCGAGGACCGAAAAATGGTTCCTGTGGTCGAAGGCGAGTTGCTTGTGGTGCTCGGCCCATCGGCCGGAGTATGCCCCACATGCAAGTTCGAGGTTCCCGGCGAGGAGTGCAATTTCTGCCCCAACTGCGGACAGAAGATGTAGAGAGCGTCTCCCCTGCGGGAAGCAGGGGGGCTGTGCGGCAAGATGATAAATGCGGCCCGTTTCAGCCCTGTATCATTGACGGGGTGGGGGATTACCCTGTAAGCGGGTAGTCCAGGACAAAATCGGGATTGCTCTTTGATTGTTCACTAATCATCAGCAGGGAGCCGTGGGCCTCGGATCGGGGGGAATTGGGATTTCGTCCCGAACCGCACGGACTTTCCAGGAGGAAGAAATGGCCAAGACCCAGAAAAAGCCCGCCCAGAAGGCTGAAAACGCCAAGGCCGCCAATACGGGGGCAAACACTGAGAGTCTCAAAGAGAAGTTGGTTCTCAACGGTGCCGAGATCACACAGATTGGCGAAGAGGCCGAGCTTCTCGTCGGCGGCAAGAACTACAACACCGCCATAATCAGTCAGGTCCAGGGCATCAGGGCTCCGGAGTTCCGGGCCATTTCCTCGCACGCTTTCCATATCATCCTTGACGAAACCAAGGTCAACGCGGCCGTGGTGCGCTCCACCGTGGACAAGGAATACAACCAGGTGGACTGGCACTCGGACGAGGTCAACCAGGATTCTGAATTCCTTCAGAAATTCGTTCGTCGCGTGGGTCGCAAGATCCGCGAGCAGTCTGCCAAACAATCCGGCACACCCATCAAGCTGCGCACCTTCATCAACAACGTGGTCGAGGGTTTTGCCACTTCGCCGGAAGGCATCGATCAGCTGCGCAAGCGTTCTGTGCTGGTCCAGTCCGCCATTTTGTCCGTCGAGGTGCCTGAGGCCATCGGCGGCGAGGTCAAGGACGCCTACCAGTCCATCTGCAAGGAGGCGGGCATGGACGATGTGCCCGTGGCCGTGCGCTCTTCGGCCGCAGGCGAAGACAGCCGCAAAAAGGCGTTTGCCGGGCTTCAGGATACCTACCTGAACATCGTCGGAGCCGACGAGTGCCTCGAAGCCTATCATTGGGACTGTGCCTCTGCCTACAACCTGCGTTCCATGACCTACCGCCGCGAGGCGATCCTCGACGCCATCACCAAGGCCGAGGAGACCGGCAACGATTCCATTGCCGAGACCGCCAAAAAGGAATGGGCCATCGAACACACTTCCCTTTCGGTCTGCATCATGCGCATGATCAACCCGGTCATCTCGGGTACGGCCTTCAGCGCCGACACTGCCACCGGCTGCCGGGGTACGGACCGCAACGACCTTGTCTCCATCGATGCCAGTTATGGCCTGGGAGAGGCCGTGGTGGGTGGCATGGTCACCCCGGACAAGTTCTACGTCTTCCAGCGCGACGGCAATCGTGAAGTGGTCATTCGCTACATGGGCTGCAAGGAAAAGAAGATTGTCTACAAGGAAGACGGCAGTGGCACCCATGTGGTGAAAGTGCCGGACAACGAGGTTACGCGCTGGGCGCTTTCCATCGCCCAGGCCGAGATGGTGGCTCATGGCGTTCGTGCCATTTCCAAAGCCTACGGTGACATGATTATGGACACCGAGTTCTGCATCGACAAGACCGACAGGCTCTGGTTCGTGCAGGCGCGTCCGGAAACCCGCTGGAACGAGGAGCTGGAACAGCACCCGGACACCATTTTCATGCGTCGCCTTGAGGTGGACAAGAAGGCCATTGATTCGGCCGAGGTCATCCTTGAAGGCAACGGCGCATCGCGGGGAGCAGGGCAGGGCACGGTCAAATATCTGCGTTCGGCCTTGGAATTGAACAAGATCAACAAGGGCGATATCCTGGCAGCCGAACGGACGGACCCGGACATGGTTCCGGGCATGCGTATCGCCTCGGCCATCCTGGCCGACGTGGGCGGCGACACCAGCCATGCGGCCATCACCTCGCGTGAGCTGGGCATTCCGGCCGTCATCGGCATCCAGCGGCTTGAGGCTCTGCGCTCCCTTGACGGCCAGCAGATCACGGTGGACGGCTCGGGCGGCAAGGTCTATCGCGGCGAACTTCCCCTGGTGCAGGTGGGCGGCGAGATCAATCTTGCCGAGCTGCCAGCCACCAAGACCAAAGTGGGCCTCATCCTGGCCGACGTGGGGCAGGCCCTTTTTCTTTCCCGCTTGCGCACCGTGCCCGATTTCGAGATCGGTCTGCTGCGCGCCGAGTTCATGCTCGGCAACATCGGTGTCCATCCCATGGCCCTTGAAGCCTATGACAAGGATACCCTCAACGATTTGGTCGAGGAAAAGATCCAGCAGATGGACAGCCATCTGACCAAGGCGATGAAGGATCAGCTCGCCGCCGGGCTGATTCGGATGCCACTGAAGCTGCGCGAGTACGTCGGGTTGATTACCGGCCTTTCCGGCAGGATGGATTCCCTGGCCGAGCAGGAAGGTGCGCGCAGCACCGACGAGGTGCTGGCCATGCACCGCAAGCTGCGCGAGATGGACCACAAGCTCGACGAACACATCTCCTATGCCACCGACCGTCTGGACGTGCTCAAGACCTCCATTGACCTGGAGGCCCATGTGGCGGTCATCCTCGGCTACCATGACATGCTCGAACCCATGCCCGAGCCGCGCAGCGAGGCGTGGAAAACCCGCCAGGAACACGAGCAGATTGTGGCCGAGTATGTCAAACGACTCAAGGATAATCCCGAGATCGTGGCCTATCTCGATCAGGTGACGGCCCTTCGCGAGGAGGTAGCCCTCAAGATGGGGCTCAAGTCCGAGATGGACGAGGTGGCCACGCTGCCCGAGCGCATCCGCAATCTGCTTGAGGCCCGCGGTTACACCTCGGGCAAGGAAAACTACATTCAGACCCTGGCCCAGGGGCTGGCCCTCTTTGCCATGGCCTTTTACGGCAGCACCATCGTCTACCGTACCACGGACTTCAAGTCCAACGAGTATCGCAACTTGCTGGGCGGCCTGCTCTTTGAGGCGCACGAGGACAACCCCATGATCGGCTACCGGGGCGTGTCGCGCAACATCCACGACTGGGAGCTGGAGGCCTTCAAATTGGCTCGGGGCATCTACGGTGGCAAGAATCTGAGCATCATGTTCCCCTTCGTGCGTACGCTGGAAGAGGCCAGGAGCATGAAGCGCTATCTCAAGCAGGTCCACAACCTGGAATCCGGCCGTGACAATCTCAAGGTCATCCTCATGGCCGAGATTCCGAGCAACGCCATCTTGTGCAAGGAGTTCCTGCAGGAAGTGGACGGTTTCTCCATCGGTTCCAACGACATGACTCAGATGGTGCTGGCCACTGACCGTGACAACGCGAGCCTTCAGCACATCTACGACGAGGAGGATCCGGCAGTGGTCTGGGCCATTCTCGCGGCCATTTTCGCCGGCCAGAAGGCGGGGAAAAAGGTGGGCTTCTGCGGCCAGGGCGTGAGCAACAGTGTCATCTTGCGCGGACTTGTGACTGTGGCCGGCATCGTGTCCGCCTCTGTGGTGCCCGACACCTATCGGCAGACCAAGTTCGATATGGCCGCTGTCGAGGCCGAAAACATCAAGACCCGTGATCTGGGCAAATGGCTCAAGCAGCAGCACATGGATCGGTTGCGCAAACTGCTTGAAGCCAACAGCTACGGACACATTCTCAAGAAGTACAAGTCCCCCGAGGACTTCATGGAGTGGTACGAGGGCGAGCTGGATCGTTTCAGCGAGCAGCTTCGCGAGCACATGGAGACGCCCAAGGAGGAGTTTTATCGTCAGGAAATGGAGCAGTTCCGCAGCATGTTCCATAAGCCCGTCATCTATGCCAGCTGGGATTGGCATCATACCGTGGAGGATGCCATGCGCCACGCTGGCTTCGTCTCCTTTGAAGAGCAGGAAGAAGCCCTGGAGGTACAGCGGGCCAAGAGCTGGTAACAGCTCGGCAATAGAAAGCAAAAGCCCCCGTCACCATGTGGCGGGGGCTTCTTTGTCTTTGGGCGTCTGGCTCAGAAGGTCCGGGCGATCTCAAGGGCCTTTTCGATGGCCCGGGCTTTGGAGGCGTCGCGAAGTTCGTCCCCGGCCAGAGTGGGCTGCACAGCCACGCTTTTCACGTTGGTGATGCCTATGAAGCCGAGGTAGAAGGTCATGTAGTCTTCCTGGAAATTGTAGGGCGAGCCCTCGGGGTAGTCGCCGCCCCGGGCGTAGGCGATGAAGGCAGGGGCGTTGACCAACCCCTTGTAGCCACCGCCCTCGGGTACGAAGGTATAGGTGGGCTGGGCCACGATGTCCATGTAGTGCTTGAGCCGGTAGGGCAGGGAGAAGTTCCACATGGGGATGGCGAAGACATACTTGTCTGCGCTCTTGAAGTCGGCGATGACCGTCTCCACCGAGTTCCACGCCTTTTTGTCCGCTTCGGAGAAGGGACGGCCGTGCATGATGTTGTACTTGCCCGTCAATGTCGGCCCGTCCAGAGGGGGCAGATCCATGGCAAAGAGATCGCGCACCAATATTTCTACTCCTGGATCAGCGGTGCGGCACGCCTTGATGAAGCGGTCGGCCACGGCAATGGAATGGGAGCGTGCGTCCCTGGGGGATGCCTTGATGTACATGATTTTGGTCACAGGGAAATCTCCTTGGGTAGGGTGTCAGACAGTCAGGTCTGCCACGGCGCCGCGGCCACTCATGATGGTGTTGTTGACCGCTTGCGCTGTGTCGGGGTCGGTGCCGGTGGAGCCGAAATCCGTCCCTGAGCCGAAGAATTCGCTGGTGCGAGAAGCCACCTCTGCCCCGGCTATCGCCTGCTCGGAAGTGTCCGGCCCGATGCGATTTGCTGCGGACAGAACGGTGCTTGTGGATTCCTTGACTGTCTCTGCGCCGCGCATCAGGTTTTCAGTCAGCGCGGACACGGACTCGGTGGAAATGCTCATGCCGGACATGGCGGCCTCCGGTGTTGGGTGTCCTGATGACAATATGCCTGATGCGGACGTGACTGGCAAGCCAATGAGAAAAAGGCAATTCAGGAGCGCCTCTGCCCGCCAATGGCGGGGAGGGGGCGGAAGGCGTTGTGATCGTCTTGGGCTAGAATCGGGTGTCGAGGAAGCCCCGCTCCAGGTTCTCCAGAGATTTGGAAAGCTTGATCATGTCATCGCTCGGGATTTTGCGAATGGTTTTTCCCTCTCCGTTGACGATCTCGACCTGGATGGTGTCATTTTCTTCAATGATATTGAACTTGAGCTTGACGTTGTTGGCTTCGAGCGTCTTTTCCATTTCAGCGGCCAGGATGGCCACCTCCTCTCTGGAAAGGGGGGTGTGCTTTTCGTTAATGCCGTTGAGGGGGTGCGGCGTTTCTTTGCTCCCCGGATCGCGGGCAGGGGACGTGACCGCTGCCCTGGCGGGGGCAACGCCCTCCAAGCGGGGCTCGCGCTCCCTTGATATTGCGGAGAAATTCATGGTCTCCCTCCCTGGTGTTGCACGAATACTCCTGGCCTACAGCTTCTGTCTCAACTTCTGTATCGTCATTTTTTTGATAATCTTTAGGGATCTGGATTTAGGTGGAGCGGGCATAATCATTGACGGCCCAGAAAAATTGAAATACCCTTTGAAGAGTTGTAAAAGTGTGTCAATCTCGTGAGTTGCGGCTCGTTATTTGCGAGCCACTCCCTTTTTGTCAATGGGTCCGCCCAGGGTCGCAATGCCGTATTGGCTCAAACATCATTTCAATCCCCATCAGGATCAGCAAGTCCTCAGACCTGAGCGCCAGGACGACGGCAGCGTCGATCATTATGAGCTGAACTTCGTGCAGAGTGTCGAGGCCGGGGATGTCATCGCTCAGTGGATGGATCTGGCCGACATGCCCGAAGGGCAGGCAGATCCGCGATTCGTTTTTGATGACAAGGTCTTTCCCGCAGGCAAGGGGACGGGCATCAAGCGAGCCAGTCCTGACAAGCTTTTTGCGGCGGTGAACGGATACGTGTGCTACCGTGACGGAAAGATCGTGGTCCTCGACACCCTGACCTTGCCTTCCGAAGTGGATTTTCGCACCGGAAACATCAACTTTATCGGTAACGTGATCATCGGAGGTTCTGCGCGGGGCGGGTTTGTGGTCCGGGGACGCGATGTCACCATACAGGGCCAGGTCGAAGGAGCCCGGGTGGAGGCCCTGCGCGGCCTTAACTGCCGGGGTGGCGTCAAGGGCGGCAAGACTGCCTTTCTCGAATCCGGGCGGACCATGAAGCTGGCCTTCTGCGAATATGCCACCATCAAGGCCGGTGAGGATATTCTGGTCAAGGGTGCTCTCATGCACAGCGACGTGTATGCGGGCCGCAGACTGGCTGTGGGCGGCAGGCTTACCGGCGGCCGCATCCACTGCCACGAGTATGTCTACGTGGGAGAGCAGCTGGGAGGCGGCTTGGACACAGACACCTCGCTGGTGGTGGGGTATGACCCCGGACTGCTTTTTGCCGACGCTGAATACGACAGGCGCATCGCCGCTCTGCTTGAAGAGATGGCCGCCTGCGAAAAATCCATCAAGCGGGGAGAAAACCCCCAACAGTGCGGGATACGGCTTGCCTCGGTCAATCGCGAACTCGACCTTCTCAAGACACTCAAGGTCAAGCTTTGGGAGGGCATCCGGGGGACCGGACAGGTGGACAGGTGCCGGATTCTTGTGCCCGGAGTGGTAAGACCCGGCGTGGAGATCAGTATCGGTTCGGCCTTTCTGAAGGTGGACGACTATCTTGAAGACGTGTTCTTTTACCATGAGAACGATGAGGTCAGGATTGGCGCATCGGCTCACAAATTCATGAAATAAGAGACGGTATGGACATCGCAACGCTGATTGGCCTGCTCGGTGCGTTCGGGCTTGTTTTGACCGCCATCTTTATGGGTGGCAATGCTGCAGGATTCATCGATATTCCCTCTGTGGCGGTGGTCATCGGCGGGACATTTGCGGTGACCTTTGTCATGTTTCCCTTGAGCGTGGTCATCGGCACCATCAAGGTGGGGTTGAAGACTTTGCTGTTCAAGTCCAACGACCCACAGGAGATTATCCGCCTCATTTCCTCCCTGGCAGACACTGCCCGCAAACAGAGCCTCGTGTCCCTGGAGAAGGTGCCCATTGAAGATCCTTTCCTCAAAAAGGGCGTCATGCTGGTTGTTGACGGGTCGAGCGAGACCCTGGTCCGGTCGGTCATGGAGATTGAGCTTGAGTTCATGAAGCAACGGCACCGGCAGGGGCAATCCGTGTTCCGGGGCATGGGCACCATGGCCCCGGCCTTTGGCATGATCGGTACCTTGATCGGACTGGTGAACATGCTCTCCAATCTTTCCGATCCTTCCTCCATCGGCCCGGCCATGGCCGTGGCGCTGCTGACGACCTTTTATGGCGCGGTATTGGCCAACTGCGTGTTCCTGCCCATGGCCACCAAGCTGGAGGAGCGCTCGGCCGAGGATTGTCTGTTCATGCAGATCATGATCGAAGGTGTGGCCTCGCTTCAGCGGGGGGACCATCCCAGCGTGGTCCGGGAAAAGCTTCAGGCATTCCTGGCACCCGCCATGCGCGAGCAGACCTGACCGGGCCGATGGACCCGGTGCGGCCAGTGGTCCACAGGTCAAACCCTGATTCATGGCAAGACAACAGCGGGCACGGTAGGCAATGGCCAGAAAAGAAGAACCCGTCATCAGGCGAAAGCCGCTGCATGAACCGTCTCCGGCTCCGGGGTTGCCGCCGTGGATGGCAACCTTTGCGGATATGATGACCTTGCTTTTGTGCTTTTTCGTACTTTTGCTCTCCTTTGCCGAGCAGAGCGAGCAAAAGTATCGCGATGCCCTCGGGTCCATTCGGGGGGCATTTGGCGTCAGGGAGTTGCGCACGGTTTCGGACACCATGGCCCGGTTCGATACCAGCCAGTCCGCCAGGGAGATGGTGGACCGCATTTCCCCGGACGACAGACTCTTGCTCGGCGTGATCATGCGTATCAAGTCCCTGATGGAAAACGAGGATCGGATGATCCAGGAAGGCACCGGGGTAAGCGCGGACCGCGACGGCGTGGTTTTCGGCGCGGACTCGGCCGTACTGTTTCGTCCAGGGACGGCGGAGCTGGCACCCGGGGCCGACAGGGTGCTCGACAAGGTCATTGATGTGCTCAGGGAATACAAGCTCAGTCTTGTGGTGCGAGGCCATACCGATGACAGACCCATCGCGACCGCAAAGTTTCCTTCCAATTGGGAGTTGTCTTCAGCCCGGGCGGCCGTGGCTTTGGATTACATCCTGCGCAAGGGCGGCATCGACATCAACCGCGCCAAGGCCGTGGGCTACGCCGACACGCGGCCCGCTGTGCCCAACGACTCTGACGAGCACCGTCTGAAGAACCAGCGCGTGGAATTCTATTTGCACATGCCCCAGCGCGACGCTTGGTAGTAGACGGAAAGACATGCCCAAAAAGATCGACAGTCAGCCGTCGCCCCAGGAAGGCGTCAAAACCGCTCTGCCTAAAAAAGAGCCGGGTATTCCTCCTTGGATGGCTACCTTTGCCGACATGGTGACGCTGCTTTTGTGCTTTTTTGTTCTCCTGCTTTCCTTCACCAATATGGACATCACCAACTTCCGTTTGCTCATGGGCTCCATCCAGCAGGCGCTGGGAGTTCAGGAGGAGGATAGCGGCGCCCTGTCTGCGCCTTTTGTCGACGCCTCCTTCGCCGAACGCCGCAGCGTACGCGAGAATCGGGAGATCGTGGAGGTGGGCGCTCGGCTCAGGGATTTCATCCGGGCCAGGGATCTGACCCACATGGCCCGGGTCAGCGCGGACAAGTCCGGGGTCATGCTCCGCTTCGACAACAGCGCCGTGTTTCGCGAAGGGTCGGCAGAATTGACGCCCCGGGCGCACGAGGCGTTGGCCGCAGTCATCGCCGGAATGGAGAACAGGAATTTCAACCTGGTCATTCGCGGCCATACCGACGGCGAATCGCCTGAAGCCGGTCCGTATGCTTCCAACTGGGAACTCTCGGCCGCTCGAGCCGCTGCCTGTCTGCGCTTTATCCTCGAAAATTCCGACATCCCCGCCAGGCGCATGAAGGCGGTGGGCTATGCGAGCGCAAAACCGCTGGTGCCGGGCATTTCTGAGGAGAACAGGCGGATCAACAGGCGTGTGGAATTCTTTTACATTCCCGTTGGGCGCACCGACTGGTAGGAATGCCCCAGGCTCAGAGGGGCAGCCTGTCGATCAGCCTGGCCAGTTCGTGGAAAGTGGCTGGCTTGGAAAGGTAGTCGGTCATCCCCGCCTCAAGGAAGGCGTCCCTGTCCTTGGGCATGGCATGAGCCGTGATGGCCACCACGGGTATGTCGGAGACATCGGCCAGCTCCGGTGCGGTGCGGATGCGTCTTGTCGCTTCCATACCATCCATCTCGGGCATCTGGATGTCCATGAAAATACAGTCGAACCGCGATCCTTCAAGGAGTTCGAGGGCCATTCTGCCGTTGTCGGCGCAGGTGACGTGGTGCCCCAGCTTTTCAAGCATTCTGCTGATGGCCAGCTGATTGACGCGATCGTCCTCCACCAGGAGGATGGACAGGCCGCTGCGCTCGGGCATGGTTTGCTCGTTCATGCGCCGTGTTTGCGGTACGCTTCCTTTTGCGGGCAACCCCAGGCGAAGCGTCACATACATGGTGGTGCCCGATCCCTCTTCGCTGTCCACGGTGATGCTGCCGTGCATGGAGCCCACAAGGCTGCGGACGATGCCAAGACCGAGTCCGGTCCCTTGATACTGGCGCGTGAAAGTGCCATCCACCTGGGTGAAGGACTCAAAGACATAGTCGAGCTTGTCCGGGGGAATGCCGATGCCCGTGTCTTCGACTATGAGGAGTACGTCCACGGTTCCGTCGTCGCGCCGCTTGGGCAGAGTGCCCGCCCAGACGCGGATATGTCCCTGGTCGGTGAACTTGACCGAGTTGCCTACCAGGTTGAACAGGATTTGGCGGATGCGCACCTCGTCGCCCACCAGGATAGGCGGAAATTCCGACTCTGTTTCAATGGTCAGTTCAATGCTCTTAGACTTGGCGTTGTGCCTGAAGAAGCGGTAGATGGTGTTGAGCACCTCGTGGGTCGGGAAGGGCTGGCTGTTCAGGGTCAGTTTGCCGGCCTCGATCTGGGCGATGTTCAGGATATCGTTGATGACGTTGAGCAGCACCTTGCTCGAACTGATGGCCGTGTCGATGTACTCCGCCTGCTCTCGGGTCAGCCGTGACTCCCGCGTGAGCTGAAGCATGCCCAGAATGCCGCTGAGGGGGGTGCGCAACTCGTGGCTGATGTTGGTCAGGAACTCGGTCTTGCTCTTGCTGGCCGCTTCGGCGTTCTGCTTGGCTTCCAGCAGGGCGTGTTGCTCGGCCTTGTGTCCGGTGATGTCCTCGGCCATGCCCGCCAGGCGGACTCTGACCCCGTGCTGGTCGTGGATGGGGAAGGCCCGTGCACGAATCCAGCGCTCTCGACCATCAGACAGGACTATCTGAAATTCTTCATCGACTTCAAAGCCTTCCAGGCGGAGCGTGTTGAACGCCTCAACCACGGCCAAGCGGTGAGCCGGTTTGATGGAGAGGAAAAATGATTCGGGGTTGTCGATGAGCGATTGCCGAGGGCGTCCCCAGACGGTTTCATAGGTCGGACTGACATAGATGACGCTGTCGTCTGCCAGATCGCTGATCCAGTAAACTTCGCGAATGGTTTCTACCAATTGCCTGAAGCGGGCCTCACTTTCCCTGATTTCGTTTTCGCG from Pseudodesulfovibrio alkaliphilus includes the following:
- a CDS encoding response regulator; translated protein: MIRKLRQRPAPPSLSGLLRQNLTRWVLFPSLCFILLLGGYITLEKTKDFERRNIIIAQSLSKQIVSHVADAENALGSLAQTMARYDDFWFQTMLNNFLQSAHHMERLLYLDADGKILASAPARSELLAIRQFIDRVTSRPSIISPPIASPITHDMVVYLGVRGPDGKVLAGELSMQTFQHHLEDLLPRTEGSVVLCDTFGNLISHPDSNRVATQENIGHLPILRDTLEGHTRTAFYREHGAGYIGTVFKIEPLNWIILISRPVEEVFLPLLGPIIALLSLILLIFALFVTVLKFKLNRTIVTPFAQFTDFIEQATRGHYQTAEKRDQSFAELAIIEEKFSEMIEQIARRENEIRESEARFRQLVETIREVYWISDLADDSVIYVSPTYETVWGRPRQSLIDNPESFFLSIKPAHRLAVVEAFNTLRLEGFEVDEEFQIVLSDGRERWIRARAFPIHDQHGVRVRLAGMAEDITGHKAEQHALLEAKQNAEAASKSKTEFLTNISHELRTPLSGILGMLQLTRESRLTREQAEYIDTAISSSKVLLNVINDILNIAQIEAGKLTLNSQPFPTHEVLNTIYRFFRHNAKSKSIELTIETESEFPPILVGDEVRIRQILFNLVGNSVKFTDQGHIRVWAGTLPKRRDDGTVDVLLIVEDTGIGIPPDKLDYVFESFTQVDGTFTRQYQGTGLGLGIVRSLVGSMHGSITVDSEEGSGTTMYVTLRLGLPAKGSVPQTRRMNEQTMPERSGLSILLVEDDRVNQLAISRMLEKLGHHVTCADNGRMALELLEGSRFDCIFMDIQMPEMDGMEATRRIRTAPELADVSDIPVVAITAHAMPKDRDAFLEAGMTDYLSKPATFHELARLIDRLPL